One window of the Sulfitobacter alexandrii genome contains the following:
- the mnmA gene encoding tRNA 2-thiouridine(34) synthase MnmA encodes MPLDQTPPLNSLGFAKAPADTRVVVAMSGGVDSSVVAAMLAEEGYDVVGVTLQLYDHGAALAKKGACCAGIDIHDARRVAEDMGFPHYVLDYENVFKDAVIDEFADSYLGGATPVPCIRCNERVKFKDLLETAKDLDADCMATGHYIQRKMGPNGPELHAAADASRDQSYFLFSTTPEQLSYLRFPLGHLPSKDDTRALAAKYGLGVALKPDSQDICFVPNGDYASVIRKLRPEAADPGNIVDMDGNVLARHDGVINYTIGQRRGLGIGGLVDPLYVVKLDPERKEVVVGPKAMLATRTVPVKEINWLGDEPLTSRKEWPIAVRVRSTRPPQDAILRPLSETTGEVELVTPEEGVSPGQACVFYDPDSSRIFGGGWIHKG; translated from the coding sequence ATGCCCCTCGACCAGACCCCGCCCCTCAATTCGCTCGGCTTTGCGAAGGCGCCCGCCGACACGCGCGTCGTGGTCGCGATGTCGGGCGGCGTGGACAGTTCCGTCGTGGCAGCGATGCTGGCCGAAGAAGGCTACGACGTCGTCGGGGTCACGCTGCAGCTTTACGACCATGGCGCGGCCTTGGCCAAAAAAGGCGCCTGCTGCGCCGGGATCGACATTCACGATGCCCGGCGCGTGGCAGAGGACATGGGGTTCCCCCACTACGTCCTCGACTACGAGAACGTCTTCAAGGATGCGGTCATCGACGAGTTCGCCGACAGCTACCTGGGCGGTGCGACGCCGGTGCCCTGCATCCGCTGCAACGAGAGGGTGAAGTTCAAGGATCTCCTGGAAACCGCCAAGGATCTCGACGCCGACTGCATGGCGACGGGCCATTACATCCAGCGCAAGATGGGGCCCAACGGACCCGAACTGCACGCCGCCGCGGACGCGAGCCGCGACCAGAGCTATTTCCTGTTCTCGACCACCCCCGAACAGCTGTCCTATCTGCGATTTCCCCTGGGCCACCTGCCCAGCAAGGACGACACCCGCGCCCTGGCGGCGAAATACGGGCTGGGCGTGGCGTTGAAACCCGATAGCCAGGACATCTGCTTCGTGCCGAACGGCGACTATGCCAGCGTGATCCGCAAGCTCCGTCCCGAGGCCGCCGACCCCGGCAATATCGTGGACATGGACGGAAATGTGCTGGCCCGGCACGACGGGGTGATCAACTACACCATCGGCCAGCGCCGCGGCCTAGGGATCGGCGGACTGGTCGATCCGCTCTACGTGGTAAAGCTGGATCCCGAGCGCAAGGAAGTCGTCGTCGGTCCCAAGGCGATGCTGGCCACGCGGACCGTCCCCGTCAAGGAGATCAACTGGCTTGGCGACGAGCCGCTGACCAGCCGGAAGGAATGGCCGATTGCCGTGCGCGTCCGATCCACCCGGCCGCCGCAGGACGCCATCCTGCGTCCCTTGTCGGAAACGACCGGCGAAGTGGAACTGGTCACGCCAGAGGAAGGCGTGTCTCCGGGTCAGGCCTGCGTGTTCTACGATCCCGACAGCAGCCGCATCTTCGGCGGGGGCTGGATCCACAAGGGCTGA
- the lpxB gene encoding lipid-A-disaccharide synthase: protein MKVFLVAGEPSGDRLGGDLMAGLKALRPDVTFKGVGGPEMQAEGLESLFDMSELSVMGLAEILPKYRALKARIRQTAQAVLDAQPDVLITIDSPDFSFRVAKLVKAGSDIRTVHYVAPSVWAWRPGRAKRMAAYIDHVLALLPFEPSLMEAAGMTCDFVGHPVVADPVASDDDANDFREENGIGGAPILLVLPGSRKAEVARLADIFGDALTLLLARRPDIRVVVPAAHAVADDVRAAVAGWPGDPLVLDPRDPGDAKARKRAAFRAADVALAASGTVSLELAAASTPMVIAYKVNWLTFAIVKAIALIDTVTLVNLVSETRVVPEYLGRDCTAEGIAEGLRAVLAHPEAQEAAMAVTMDRLGRRGVPPGLRAARSVLAAI from the coding sequence GTGAAAGTCTTTCTCGTCGCGGGGGAGCCATCGGGCGACAGGCTGGGCGGTGACCTGATGGCGGGGCTGAAGGCGCTGCGCCCGGACGTCACCTTTAAAGGGGTGGGCGGCCCCGAGATGCAGGCCGAGGGACTGGAGAGCCTGTTCGACATGTCGGAGCTGAGCGTCATGGGGCTGGCTGAGATCCTGCCGAAATACCGCGCGCTCAAGGCCCGTATCCGGCAGACCGCGCAGGCGGTACTGGATGCGCAGCCCGACGTGCTGATCACCATCGACAGCCCCGACTTTTCCTTCCGGGTCGCAAAGCTGGTCAAGGCGGGCAGCGATATCCGCACGGTGCATTACGTCGCCCCCTCGGTCTGGGCCTGGCGCCCGGGGCGGGCCAAGCGCATGGCGGCCTATATCGACCACGTCCTCGCGTTGCTGCCGTTCGAGCCTTCGTTGATGGAAGCCGCCGGCATGACCTGTGATTTCGTTGGGCACCCGGTGGTCGCCGATCCCGTGGCCTCCGACGACGACGCCAACGACTTTCGCGAGGAAAACGGCATCGGCGGCGCGCCGATCCTTCTGGTGCTGCCCGGATCCCGCAAGGCCGAAGTGGCGCGGCTCGCCGACATCTTCGGCGACGCACTGACGCTTCTCTTGGCGCGCAGGCCCGATATCCGTGTGGTCGTGCCGGCCGCCCATGCCGTGGCCGACGACGTGCGGGCGGCCGTGGCCGGGTGGCCGGGCGATCCTCTTGTCCTCGATCCGCGCGATCCGGGCGATGCCAAGGCACGCAAACGCGCGGCTTTCCGCGCCGCCGACGTGGCGCTGGCAGCCTCCGGCACGGTTTCGCTGGAACTGGCGGCGGCATCGACGCCGATGGTCATCGCCTACAAGGTGAACTGGCTGACCTTCGCCATCGTCAAGGCGATCGCGCTGATCGACACGGTGACGCTGGTCAATCTCGTGAGCGAGACGCGGGTCGTGCCGGAATACCTGGGCCGTGACTGCACGGCGGAGGGTATCGCCGAAGGCCTGCGCGCCGTGCTGGCGCATCCCGAAGCGCAGGAGGCCGCGATGGCGGTCACCATGGATCGTCTCGGCCGCCGCGGCGTGCCGCCGGGGCTGCGGGCGGCGCGCTCGGTGCTTGCGGCGATCTGA
- a CDS encoding LpxI family protein encodes MTLALIAGRGRLPAQVAEAQDRLPIICALQGSEPESMAVDLSFRLETLGSLLIALGERGVTRVCFCGGVDRPVLDPTALDEETKPLILMFERALAAGDNGALQVIKEIFEQTGFDVVGADTLVPDLVAMPGVLSESWPSAQMRRDAAKGEAVLAGLAPLDIGQACVIGAEQVLGVEALGGTAHLLETLPSRARDMDAILCKGPKTGQIREIDMPTIGPETLRAAHEAGLAGVIVDAGDVIILDREECVRLADQFGMVLWSRRGGEG; translated from the coding sequence ATGACACTGGCGCTGATCGCGGGGCGCGGCAGGCTGCCGGCGCAGGTGGCCGAAGCGCAGGACCGGTTGCCGATTATCTGCGCATTGCAGGGGTCCGAGCCGGAAAGCATGGCCGTTGATCTGTCGTTCCGGCTCGAAACCTTGGGGTCGCTGCTGATCGCCCTGGGCGAGAGGGGCGTGACGCGCGTCTGTTTCTGCGGCGGCGTGGACCGGCCCGTGCTGGACCCGACGGCGCTGGATGAAGAGACGAAACCGTTGATACTGATGTTCGAACGCGCCCTTGCCGCTGGCGACAACGGCGCTTTGCAGGTGATCAAGGAAATCTTTGAACAGACCGGCTTTGACGTGGTCGGTGCCGATACGCTGGTGCCGGACCTTGTCGCCATGCCCGGTGTCCTTTCTGAGTCGTGGCCCAGTGCGCAGATGCGCCGGGACGCGGCCAAGGGGGAGGCGGTGCTGGCGGGACTGGCGCCGCTCGACATCGGGCAGGCCTGCGTCATCGGGGCAGAGCAGGTTCTGGGGGTCGAGGCCCTGGGCGGCACGGCGCACCTGCTGGAAACCTTGCCATCGCGCGCGCGGGACATGGATGCGATCCTCTGCAAGGGCCCCAAGACCGGCCAGATCCGGGAGATCGACATGCCGACCATCGGTCCCGAAACGCTCCGCGCGGCTCACGAGGCAGGCTTGGCAGGGGTGATCGTGGACGCGGGCGACGTGATCATCCTCGACCGCGAGGAATGCGTGCGCCTTGCGGATCAGTTCGGCATGGTGCTGTGGTCCCGCCGTGGGGGCGAGGGGTGA
- the lpxA gene encoding acyl-ACP--UDP-N-acetylglucosamine O-acyltransferase, translating into MSNIHPSAIIEDGAQIDPSVQIGPYCMVGPEVVLKADVVLKSHAVVTGNTEVGAGTVIFPFAVIGEIPQDLKFRGEKTALVIGERNRIREHVTMNCGTEAGGGVTRVGNDGLFMAGCHVAHDCIVGDRVVMVNNSGLAGHCVVQDDVILGGLSGVHQWVRLGRGAIIGAMTKITNDVIPYALVQAPKGELEGLNLIGLKRKGVSRSDITALRAAYQMLAQGEGTFQDRAVRLGEETESDYVRQIAEFITAETDRHFLTPK; encoded by the coding sequence ATGAGCAACATCCACCCATCCGCGATCATCGAGGACGGCGCGCAGATCGATCCGTCGGTTCAGATCGGCCCCTACTGCATGGTCGGTCCCGAGGTCGTGCTCAAGGCCGACGTGGTCCTGAAAAGCCACGCGGTCGTGACCGGCAACACCGAGGTCGGCGCGGGCACCGTGATATTTCCCTTCGCCGTGATCGGGGAGATCCCGCAGGATCTCAAGTTCCGGGGCGAGAAGACCGCGCTGGTGATCGGGGAACGCAACCGCATCCGCGAACACGTGACGATGAACTGTGGCACGGAAGCCGGCGGCGGGGTGACCCGCGTCGGCAACGACGGGCTCTTCATGGCGGGTTGCCACGTGGCGCACGACTGCATCGTGGGCGACCGGGTGGTCATGGTGAACAATTCCGGCCTCGCGGGGCACTGCGTCGTTCAGGACGACGTGATCCTTGGCGGCCTGTCGGGCGTGCACCAATGGGTCCGGCTGGGCCGTGGCGCCATCATCGGTGCGATGACCAAGATCACCAACGATGTCATCCCCTATGCGCTGGTGCAGGCGCCCAAGGGCGAACTCGAAGGGCTGAATCTGATCGGGCTCAAGCGCAAGGGGGTATCGCGGTCAGATATCACCGCGCTCAGGGCCGCTTACCAGATGCTGGCACAGGGCGAGGGCACGTTCCAGGACCGTGCGGTCCGGCTGGGCGAGGAAACGGAAAGTGACTACGTGCGTCAGATCGCCGAGTTCATCACGGCGGAAACCGACCGCCATTTCCTGACGCCGAAATGA
- the fabZ gene encoding 3-hydroxyacyl-ACP dehydratase FabZ, whose protein sequence is MSQEKQSADIQTIQRILPHRYPFLLVDKVTDIDGTSSAVGFKNVTMNEPHFQGHFPGTPIMPGVTIVEAMAQTAGVMLGVALDIMDRDMLIYFMSIDNCKFRRKVVPGDVLRMDVRTLRGKAGGKIWRFGGVATVDGEMAAEAEFMAMVDLPKEAS, encoded by the coding sequence ATGAGCCAAGAAAAACAAAGCGCTGATATCCAGACCATCCAGCGCATCCTGCCGCACCGCTATCCCTTTCTGCTGGTAGACAAGGTGACGGACATCGACGGCACATCGTCTGCCGTGGGATTCAAGAACGTGACGATGAACGAGCCGCATTTCCAGGGCCATTTTCCCGGCACGCCGATCATGCCGGGTGTCACCATCGTCGAGGCGATGGCGCAGACCGCAGGGGTGATGCTCGGCGTTGCGCTGGATATCATGGACCGCGACATGCTGATCTATTTCATGTCCATCGACAACTGCAAGTTCCGGCGCAAGGTGGTGCCGGGCGATGTGCTGCGGATGGACGTCAGGACGCTGCGCGGCAAGGCGGGCGGCAAGATCTGGCGCTTCGGTGGCGTGGCGACCGTGGACGGCGAAATGGCCGCAGAGGCCGAATTCATGGCGATGGTCGATCTTCCGAAAGAGGCATCATGA
- a CDS encoding OmpH family outer membrane protein, producing MGRLAHTVAVALALFCAAPLAAQQAPQGGSTSERGSVVSPVLTIDSERIFQQSDFGQRVAAEEREKLSALEAENREIEAQLEQEERALTERRSQMSPEEFRVLADAFDAKVQETRNAQDTKLREMSAEFDRERVKFQQAAAPVFEQLMREAGAAVILERRSVFASATVVEITEEAIELLNETLGDGTAAEDR from the coding sequence ATGGGGCGGCTGGCCCATACGGTGGCCGTGGCGCTGGCGCTTTTCTGCGCCGCGCCTCTGGCTGCGCAGCAGGCGCCGCAGGGTGGCAGCACGTCCGAGCGCGGCTCTGTCGTGAGCCCCGTTCTGACCATCGACTCTGAGCGCATCTTCCAGCAAAGCGATTTCGGCCAGCGCGTCGCGGCGGAAGAGCGCGAGAAGCTGTCGGCGCTCGAGGCGGAAAACCGCGAGATCGAGGCCCAGCTTGAGCAGGAAGAGCGCGCGCTGACGGAACGGCGGTCGCAGATGAGCCCCGAAGAATTTCGCGTTCTCGCCGACGCCTTCGATGCCAAGGTGCAGGAAACCCGCAATGCGCAGGATACCAAGCTGCGAGAGATGAGCGCGGAATTCGACCGCGAGCGGGTCAAGTTCCAGCAGGCCGCGGCGCCCGTGTTCGAGCAGCTGATGCGCGAGGCGGGGGCGGCCGTCATCCTTGAACGCAGATCGGTCTTTGCCAGCGCGACCGTGGTGGAAATCACGGAAGAGGCGATCGAACTCCTGAACGAGACGCTGGGCGACGGGACCGCCGCCGAAGATCGTTGA